The following coding sequences lie in one Streptomyces sp. NBC_00510 genomic window:
- a CDS encoding helix-turn-helix transcriptional regulator: MSSYEPDFCPRYHLAVEMIGRRWAGVILRELLRGATHFRQISDAIPDITDKLLSDRLKRFEQEGVIERHVLPTTPVTIEYRLTDKGRALEEVVREISKWAESWLPPQGEEAPSGEEIRLTA, encoded by the coding sequence ATGAGCAGCTACGAGCCCGACTTCTGCCCCCGGTACCACCTGGCCGTCGAGATGATCGGCCGCCGGTGGGCAGGGGTGATCCTGCGTGAGCTGCTCCGGGGCGCGACGCACTTCCGCCAGATCAGCGACGCCATCCCCGACATCACCGACAAGCTGCTCTCGGACCGCCTCAAGCGCTTCGAGCAGGAAGGCGTCATCGAACGCCACGTACTCCCGACGACCCCGGTGACCATCGAGTACCGCCTCACCGACAAGGGCCGCGCGCTGGAGGAGGTCGTCCGGGAGATCTCGAAGTGGGCCGAGTCCTGGCTTCCCCCGCAGGGCGAGGAGGCTCCCTCCGGCGAGGAGATCCGGCTGACGGCGTGA
- a CDS encoding NAD(P)/FAD-dependent oxidoreductase produces the protein MAKREDTRHGEGGAMTAADSRAYDAVVVGGGHNGLVAALYLARAGWSVAVLERNAAVGGAIAGGEVTLPGFVHDLYSTNQNLFLGSRAYADFGAELAHHGLRFRTTDRPYANVFPEGRSVRVYGDYARTMEELAAHDAGDADGFAGLYREYQRFAPYLFALYGSALPSRSAARQVLSLLRHHGVRGAGDLAHTLLMSTRELGEVWFATREAQAMAACWGMHLDFAPDVSGGAMFPLLELFADMENGMSVVEGGAQRLPQALAAVLADHGGEVRTGVEVERVLCRDGRAVGARTADGGTITARRAVIANTAPTALYRHLLEPEEVPEQVRRTADRFLYGPGTLMLHLALDGPLPWAAGEELAGFGYVHVAPYVDDLARTYTESQAGLLPADPLLIVGQTSAVDPTRAPAGRHVVWIQVRTMPTRIRGDAAGTIGQTHWPDVAEAMTDRVLAKLERYAPGTRARIAHVTAYTPQDLEAADPNLVGGDSTGGSHHLAQNFLFRPMPGHGGYRTAVPGLYLTGAATWPGAGNNATSGLLAARRVLKDARRRRGHRRARAGSAVPAP, from the coding sequence TTGGCGAAGCGGGAGGACACGCGGCACGGGGAGGGCGGGGCGATGACGGCCGCCGACTCCCGCGCGTACGACGCGGTCGTCGTCGGCGGCGGCCACAACGGCCTGGTGGCGGCCCTGTACCTGGCGCGGGCGGGGTGGTCGGTGGCCGTGCTGGAGCGCAACGCCGCCGTGGGCGGTGCGATCGCCGGTGGCGAGGTGACGCTGCCCGGGTTCGTGCACGACCTGTACTCCACCAACCAGAACCTCTTCCTCGGCTCCCGGGCGTACGCCGACTTCGGCGCCGAACTGGCGCACCACGGGCTGCGGTTCCGCACCACGGACCGCCCCTACGCCAACGTCTTCCCCGAGGGCCGCAGCGTCCGGGTGTACGGCGACTACGCGCGCACGATGGAGGAGCTCGCGGCCCACGACGCCGGGGACGCCGACGGCTTCGCCGGCCTGTACCGCGAGTACCAGCGGTTCGCGCCGTACCTGTTCGCGCTCTACGGATCCGCGTTGCCGTCGCGGTCGGCGGCACGCCAGGTGCTGAGCCTGCTGCGCCACCACGGCGTGCGGGGCGCGGGCGACCTCGCGCACACGCTGCTCATGAGCACCCGGGAGCTGGGCGAGGTCTGGTTCGCCACACGCGAGGCGCAGGCGATGGCAGCCTGCTGGGGCATGCACCTGGACTTCGCCCCCGACGTGTCCGGAGGGGCGATGTTCCCCCTCCTGGAACTCTTCGCGGACATGGAGAACGGCATGTCGGTCGTCGAGGGCGGCGCGCAGCGGCTGCCGCAGGCGCTCGCCGCCGTACTCGCCGACCACGGCGGCGAGGTCCGCACCGGTGTGGAGGTCGAGCGCGTGCTGTGCCGTGACGGACGTGCCGTCGGCGCGCGCACGGCGGACGGCGGCACGATCACCGCGCGGCGCGCGGTGATCGCCAACACCGCTCCAACCGCGCTGTACCGGCACCTGCTGGAACCGGAGGAGGTGCCGGAGCAGGTGCGCCGTACGGCGGACCGCTTCCTGTACGGCCCGGGCACGCTGATGCTGCACCTCGCGCTCGACGGCCCGCTGCCGTGGGCGGCGGGGGAGGAGCTGGCCGGTTTCGGGTACGTCCATGTGGCGCCGTACGTCGACGACCTGGCGCGCACCTACACCGAGTCCCAGGCGGGGCTGCTGCCCGCGGACCCGCTGCTGATCGTCGGGCAGACCTCGGCCGTGGATCCGACACGCGCCCCCGCGGGCCGCCACGTGGTGTGGATCCAGGTCCGGACGATGCCCACCCGCATCCGTGGTGACGCGGCGGGCACGATCGGGCAGACCCACTGGCCGGACGTCGCCGAGGCGATGACGGACCGGGTACTGGCCAAGCTGGAGCGCTACGCGCCCGGCACCCGGGCGCGGATCGCCCACGTCACCGCGTACACCCCGCAGGACCTGGAAGCGGCCGATCCCAACCTGGTGGGCGGGGACAGCACCGGGGGCAGCCACCACCTGGCGCAGAACTTCCTGTTCCGGCCGATGCCCGGGCACGGCGGCTACCGCACGGCGGTCCCCGGCCTGTACCTGACCGGTGCCGCGACCTGGCCGGGCGCGGGGAACAACGCCACGTCGGGCCTGCTCGCCGCCCGTCGGGTACTGAAGGACGCCCGGCGGCGGAGGGGACACCGCCGGGCCCGGGCGGGTTCAGCGGTGCCCGCGCCGTAG
- a CDS encoding nuclear transport factor 2 family protein: MTTMLDRYFEIVDSADGGHSHLDDLRDVFAEDVVLMHSGDMVQGREPAVDLHRTLAAEWKESTHQWTASVAADGSITGTWSQAGLDLQGNGRSGSGRVSVSLDPDGRVSRLHRTLTAGSDRARVLIAKHLEVWMTPDPAGRAEAMEGIYTEDITIMEPDQVIVGRDAINAYITAVQRQAPPLSGLITGHSQNREFIHWAWDFGFPGGKSALGSEILQLDGDLIEKVVIFSADMDVVTEGMR, translated from the coding sequence GTGACGACGATGCTCGACCGCTATTTCGAGATCGTGGACTCCGCCGACGGCGGCCACTCCCACCTGGACGACCTCAGGGACGTCTTCGCCGAGGACGTGGTGCTGATGCACAGCGGGGACATGGTCCAGGGCCGCGAGCCGGCCGTCGACCTCCACCGGACGCTGGCTGCCGAGTGGAAGGAGTCCACGCACCAGTGGACGGCTTCCGTGGCGGCCGACGGCTCCATCACGGGCACGTGGAGCCAGGCCGGACTGGACCTCCAGGGCAACGGTCGCTCCGGCAGCGGACGGGTCTCGGTCTCCCTGGACCCGGACGGGCGGGTCTCCCGGCTCCACCGGACGCTGACCGCCGGGTCGGACCGCGCCCGCGTGCTCATAGCCAAGCACCTGGAGGTCTGGATGACTCCGGACCCGGCCGGGCGGGCCGAGGCGATGGAGGGCATCTACACCGAGGACATCACGATCATGGAGCCCGACCAGGTCATCGTGGGACGGGACGCCATCAACGCGTACATCACCGCCGTGCAGCGCCAGGCGCCGCCGCTGAGCGGCCTCATCACGGGTCACTCCCAGAACCGGGAATTCATCCACTGGGCCTGGGACTTCGGCTTCCCGGGCGGCAAGTCGGCACTGGGATCGGAGATCCTCCAGCTCGACGGGGACCTGATCGAGAAGGTCGTCATCTTCAGCGCCGACATGGACGTCGTCACCGAGGGCATGCGGTAG
- a CDS encoding MarR family winged helix-turn-helix transcriptional regulator, translating into MTADAPRGTSAPRATDRPGDTSPFALGLLLRRAHWRAGAVMGEALRPLGIEVRHFAVLMVLVDRGPTVQRDLAAATGSDKAGIMRVVDDLERKGLAVRKSVPGDRRVRAVEITPAGVELFDAAHVAAVPLAEHLVAELGPGETERLKDLLTRFAYPDGGEA; encoded by the coding sequence ATGACTGCCGACGCCCCTCGTGGAACCAGCGCCCCGCGTGCGACCGACCGACCCGGGGACACCTCCCCGTTCGCCCTGGGGCTGCTGCTGCGCCGCGCGCACTGGCGCGCGGGCGCGGTGATGGGGGAGGCGCTCCGGCCGCTCGGCATCGAGGTGCGGCATTTCGCCGTGCTGATGGTGCTGGTCGACCGCGGACCCACGGTGCAGCGGGACCTGGCCGCGGCGACCGGGTCGGACAAGGCGGGGATCATGCGGGTCGTGGACGACCTGGAGCGCAAGGGGCTCGCCGTGCGCAAATCCGTTCCGGGGGACAGGAGGGTGCGGGCGGTGGAGATCACGCCCGCGGGCGTCGAGCTGTTCGACGCGGCCCACGTGGCGGCGGTGCCCCTGGCCGAGCATCTGGTCGCCGAACTGGGTCCCGGTGAGACCGAGCGGTTGAAGGACCTGCTGACCCGGTTCGCCTATCCCGACGGCGGCGAGGCGTAA
- a CDS encoding RNA polymerase subunit sigma: MDVASDAVPIAVLLDERRHLLDVAHRMSGSRSDAESVIDETYRRWYALSDAERAAITSPRAWLSTTAGGICLGDPVTPDGHRGPRHHGPEAGYEELTAIARRRLQAQRSGPSAPLEHDAAVRAVGEACAAGDAGLLASALSPDAIAVFDGGGKVRTLVRSVHGGEQVTRSLLTLLGPHPRTTLTAQSVNSRTGLVVRCDHTVAAVISLDVTDRRVAHVWAVLNPEKLRRWNQHPERGPGA; encoded by the coding sequence ATGGACGTGGCCAGCGACGCGGTGCCGATCGCGGTGCTGCTCGACGAGCGCCGGCATCTGCTGGATGTCGCCCACCGGATGTCGGGCAGCCGCAGCGATGCGGAGAGCGTGATCGACGAGACCTATCGCCGGTGGTACGCGCTGTCCGACGCGGAGCGCGCGGCCATCACGTCGCCCCGTGCCTGGCTGTCGACGACCGCGGGCGGCATCTGCTTGGGCGACCCGGTCACGCCCGACGGGCACCGCGGCCCCCGGCACCACGGCCCGGAGGCGGGGTACGAGGAACTCACCGCCATCGCGCGTCGCCGGCTGCAGGCACAGCGCTCCGGTCCGTCGGCCCCGCTGGAGCACGACGCGGCCGTCCGCGCCGTCGGGGAAGCCTGCGCGGCGGGCGACGCCGGGCTGCTGGCGTCCGCGCTGTCACCCGATGCCATCGCCGTCTTCGACGGCGGCGGCAAGGTCCGGACACTGGTCCGATCCGTGCACGGCGGCGAGCAGGTCACCCGCAGCCTGCTGACGCTGCTGGGCCCCCACCCGCGCACCACCCTGACCGCCCAATCCGTGAACAGCCGTACCGGACTCGTGGTGCGCTGCGACCACACCGTGGCCGCGGTCATCAGCCTCGACGTCACCGACCGCCGCGTGGCACACGTCTGGGCCGTGCTCAACCCGGAGAAGCTGCGCCGGTGGAACCAGCACCCGGAGCGAGGTCCGGGCGCCTGA
- a CDS encoding SpoIIE family protein phosphatase has protein sequence MKPLTGGMRRFAGLFEGLVRDTDTAVGMLYVLAPGERMLDLVALSGTSRRIAAPWARIALDDAAPVAQAVRERSLVWVGNSKELAERFPRVALVAPYEIMLAAAPIMDGDVMWGGVCLLWPIWHAPVLSPGERDTIGIFCGRSGRLLRHYSDRGHPVLAGADALILRAVRCREPGRAEALAAYDFAERLPTGCCSLDMEGRVRFLNAAAADLLGVGAADLKGSRPWERLFWLDGPAFEDAYRAAVITKQPTSFTALRPPDQWLSFRLHPGPTGISVGIAGSPREQMDAAEEPVVPAGVRGPVGASAMYQLMYLAARLTEAVGVQDVVDQVADQLIPAFEAQGLVVLLAEGGRLRLAGYRGYTDEFMARVDGTPLTSGIVTAQALTRATPLFFSSFAELHRAHPEALRFRHRDAWAFLPLITSGRPVGLLVLSYDRPRPFPQSERTVLVALAGLIAQAMDRAHLYDTKHQLARTLQAGLLPKELPRVPGLDVAARYLPAGHGSDIGGDFYDLIHCGPHCAAVTIGDVQGHNLQAAALMGQVRIAVHAYATAHSSPGDLLARTNRLLSDLDPGLFTSCLFAHIDLRRHVARLATAGHPPPLIRHPDGRAGILGLTPGLLLGIAPDGDYPTTEIPLPPGTMLAMYTDGLVESPGVDAELAAADLVRHLVAAADQGVDAVADSLLEHALRTAPGTDDTALLIVAPSPANGG, from the coding sequence GTGAAACCGTTGACAGGCGGCATGCGGCGCTTCGCCGGCCTGTTCGAGGGTCTCGTCCGGGACACCGACACCGCGGTGGGCATGCTCTACGTGCTCGCGCCGGGGGAGCGGATGCTGGACCTGGTGGCGTTGTCCGGCACGTCCCGGCGGATCGCCGCCCCCTGGGCGCGGATCGCCCTGGACGACGCGGCGCCGGTGGCGCAGGCCGTGCGGGAGCGGTCGCTGGTGTGGGTGGGGAACTCCAAGGAGCTGGCGGAACGCTTTCCCCGGGTCGCACTGGTGGCGCCCTACGAGATCATGCTGGCGGCGGCGCCGATCATGGACGGCGACGTGATGTGGGGCGGCGTGTGCCTGCTGTGGCCTATCTGGCACGCGCCGGTCCTGAGCCCCGGGGAGCGGGACACGATCGGCATCTTCTGCGGCAGGTCGGGGCGGCTGCTGAGGCACTACTCGGACCGGGGCCACCCCGTCCTGGCGGGCGCGGACGCGCTGATCCTGCGGGCGGTGCGGTGTCGGGAGCCCGGCCGGGCCGAGGCGCTGGCGGCGTACGACTTCGCCGAACGGCTGCCGACCGGGTGCTGTTCGCTGGACATGGAGGGCCGGGTCAGGTTCCTCAACGCGGCGGCGGCCGACCTGCTGGGCGTCGGTGCGGCGGACCTGAAGGGCTCACGCCCGTGGGAACGGCTGTTCTGGCTGGACGGCCCGGCGTTCGAGGACGCGTACCGTGCCGCCGTCATCACCAAGCAGCCCACCTCGTTCACCGCCCTGCGCCCACCGGACCAGTGGCTGTCCTTCCGGCTCCACCCGGGACCCACCGGGATCAGCGTCGGCATCGCCGGCTCACCGCGGGAGCAGATGGACGCGGCGGAGGAGCCCGTGGTCCCTGCCGGCGTCCGTGGGCCGGTCGGCGCGTCGGCCATGTACCAGTTGATGTACCTGGCCGCGAGGCTCACCGAGGCGGTGGGCGTGCAGGACGTGGTCGACCAGGTCGCCGACCAGCTCATCCCGGCGTTCGAGGCCCAGGGCCTGGTCGTGCTCCTCGCCGAGGGCGGGCGCCTGCGCCTGGCCGGCTACCGCGGCTACACCGACGAGTTCATGGCCCGCGTCGACGGAACGCCCCTGACCTCCGGCATCGTCACCGCCCAGGCCCTCACCCGCGCCACCCCGCTGTTCTTCTCCAGCTTCGCCGAACTGCACCGCGCCCACCCGGAGGCCCTGCGCTTCCGGCACAGGGACGCCTGGGCCTTCCTGCCGTTGATCACCTCGGGCCGCCCCGTCGGGCTCCTCGTCCTGTCCTACGACAGGCCCCGGCCCTTCCCGCAGTCCGAGCGCACCGTCCTCGTCGCACTGGCCGGGCTCATCGCACAGGCCATGGACCGCGCCCACCTCTACGACACCAAGCACCAACTCGCCCGCACCCTGCAGGCCGGCCTGCTGCCCAAGGAACTGCCCCGGGTACCCGGTCTCGACGTCGCCGCCCGCTACCTGCCGGCCGGCCACGGGAGCGACATCGGCGGTGACTTCTACGACCTCATCCACTGCGGACCCCACTGCGCGGCCGTCACCATCGGCGACGTCCAGGGCCACAACCTGCAGGCCGCCGCCCTGATGGGGCAGGTCCGCATCGCCGTCCACGCCTACGCCACCGCCCACTCCTCCCCCGGCGACCTGCTGGCCCGGACCAACCGCCTGCTGTCCGACCTGGACCCGGGTCTGTTCACCAGCTGCCTGTTCGCCCACATCGACCTGCGGCGGCACGTCGCCCGGCTGGCCACCGCCGGTCACCCCCCGCCCCTGATCCGCCATCCCGACGGCCGCGCGGGGATCCTCGGCCTCACGCCGGGCCTGCTGCTGGGCATCGCACCGGACGGCGACTACCCCACCACGGAGATCCCCCTGCCCCCGGGCACGATGCTGGCGATGTACACCGACGGCCTCGTCGAATCCCCTGGCGTCGACGCCGAATTGGCCGCGGCCGACCTGGTGCGGCACCTGGTGGCGGCGGCCGACCAGGGCGTGGACGCCGTCGCGGACAGTCTCCTCGAACACGCCCTGCGGACCGCCCCCGGTACGGACGACACGGCACTGCTGATCGTCGCCCCCTCACCGGCGAACGGAGGATAG
- a CDS encoding FUSC family protein — MRLPHFPARRAGGLLHEALRSGGGPGYRYAAGLRAAVSMGIPLTAGAATGHLPWGLTATMGAFTAVYGAKEPYGRRAVLLAGVGAGFVLSVAAGSLAGGRIWLAPVVIGLVGAVATYVCDALRIGPPGGYLFALACAMSTPLPVDAAAIGQRVTLTVAGAACAWLVSMSGCLIDRHGPETRAVADAYDQLAAYLDAIGGPRQDAAQHQAAIALRSAWYAVAAPPQPLGRATGRARLRPAVRQAHHVFAAAVRAAAASPAPLPDDLAGALRRTADCLRHRRTPLPPPAHGPGGEPAARRVVRGEVDRAVRDAASGAPPDDEGELLEPSSATRLLASARKRHSLVLPAALRVGSGAVIAGWLAHACGLAQPYWASGAAIVVLQGANVTTVIRRGLQRGTGTAAGVLLGGAVLAFHPGPPALVAAVMLAQFAAEAVLAHNYALGVAFITPLSLFLTEAAQPALPVSHLVTARLLDTVCGCAVGVAAGLTLWRRTSTVRLPSALAQVIRAEGTAWHLNLTAGDAAGHSAAATARHRLRTDLINLRAVADSAAGDRPAPCELARLWPAIAATQQLGYLAISTTRPLPPKARPGPDDAARVRRAFDTLATSAATVTPPPPLDLPRLPAPDRLDAALHGLHSALSTPQAEECGCRPLRRGHR, encoded by the coding sequence ATGAGGTTGCCCCACTTCCCAGCTCGCCGTGCCGGTGGCCTCCTGCACGAGGCCCTGCGCTCCGGCGGCGGGCCCGGCTACCGGTACGCCGCCGGGCTGCGCGCCGCGGTGAGCATGGGCATCCCCCTGACCGCCGGGGCCGCCACGGGCCACCTGCCGTGGGGGCTGACCGCCACCATGGGTGCCTTCACCGCCGTCTACGGTGCGAAGGAGCCCTACGGCAGGCGGGCGGTGCTCCTGGCCGGGGTGGGGGCGGGCTTCGTGCTGTCCGTCGCCGCCGGGTCGCTGGCCGGGGGCAGGATCTGGCTCGCGCCCGTCGTGATCGGCCTCGTCGGCGCGGTCGCCACCTACGTCTGCGACGCGCTGCGGATCGGGCCACCGGGTGGCTACCTCTTCGCCCTCGCCTGCGCCATGTCCACCCCTCTGCCCGTCGACGCGGCGGCGATCGGGCAGCGGGTCACGCTGACCGTGGCCGGTGCCGCCTGCGCCTGGCTGGTCTCGATGTCGGGATGCCTGATCGACCGCCACGGGCCGGAGACCAGGGCGGTCGCCGACGCCTACGACCAGCTCGCCGCCTACCTCGACGCGATCGGCGGCCCCCGCCAGGACGCCGCCCAGCACCAGGCGGCCATCGCACTGCGCAGCGCCTGGTACGCCGTCGCGGCCCCACCCCAGCCCCTGGGCCGGGCGACCGGCCGGGCACGGCTGCGACCGGCCGTGCGGCAGGCCCACCACGTGTTCGCCGCCGCCGTCCGCGCCGCCGCCGCATCCCCTGCGCCGCTCCCCGACGACCTCGCCGGGGCGCTGCGCCGCACCGCCGACTGCCTCCGCCACCGGCGTACGCCCCTGCCACCCCCGGCCCACGGGCCCGGCGGGGAGCCGGCCGCGCGTCGCGTCGTGCGCGGCGAGGTCGACCGGGCGGTACGCGATGCCGCGTCGGGGGCGCCGCCGGACGACGAGGGGGAACTCCTCGAACCGTCCAGCGCCACACGGCTGCTCGCCTCGGCCAGGAAACGGCACTCGCTGGTCCTGCCCGCCGCGCTGCGCGTCGGATCGGGCGCCGTCATCGCCGGCTGGCTCGCCCACGCGTGCGGACTCGCGCAGCCCTACTGGGCCTCCGGCGCCGCCATCGTCGTCCTGCAGGGCGCCAACGTCACCACCGTGATCCGGCGCGGTCTGCAACGCGGCACCGGCACCGCCGCCGGGGTCCTGCTCGGCGGCGCCGTCCTGGCCTTCCACCCCGGCCCGCCCGCGCTGGTGGCGGCAGTGATGCTGGCCCAGTTCGCCGCGGAAGCCGTCCTGGCCCACAACTACGCCCTCGGCGTCGCCTTCATCACCCCCCTGTCGCTGTTCCTGACCGAGGCCGCGCAGCCGGCGCTGCCCGTGAGCCACCTCGTGACCGCCCGCCTCCTCGACACCGTGTGCGGCTGTGCCGTCGGCGTGGCCGCGGGACTCACGCTCTGGCGGCGCACCTCGACCGTCCGGCTCCCGAGCGCCCTCGCCCAGGTCATCCGTGCGGAAGGCACGGCCTGGCACCTGAACCTCACCGCCGGCGACGCCGCCGGGCACAGCGCCGCCGCCACGGCCCGGCACCGTCTGCGCACCGACCTGATCAACCTCCGGGCGGTCGCCGACAGCGCCGCCGGCGACCGCCCCGCCCCCTGCGAACTCGCCCGGCTCTGGCCCGCGATCGCCGCCACCCAGCAACTCGGCTACCTGGCCATCTCCACCACCCGCCCGCTGCCCCCGAAGGCGCGGCCCGGCCCCGACGACGCCGCCCGCGTCCGGCGTGCCTTCGACACCCTCGCCACCTCGGCCGCCACCGTCACCCCGCCCCCGCCCCTCGACCTGCCCCGCCTTCCGGCGCCCGACCGCCTGGACGCCGCTCTGCACGGCCTCCACAGCGCCCTGAGCACACCGCAGGCCGAGGAATGCGGCTGCCGGCCGCTACGGCGCGGGCACCGCTGA
- a CDS encoding signal peptidase II has translation MRRAYLLWTVAAAGFAVDQVTKAIAAVVVEGHEPRHALGGTVTFTAFRNSGAAGSFAPRATLLFTLVAVVALVAIARVAGSVRSTGWAVGLGLIFAGAGGNLADRVFRTPGFGRGAVLDFIQIGDSGIFNLADQCITAGAVIVLIQAFRGVPLRAAVTGGVGGQALER, from the coding sequence GTGCGGCGGGCGTATCTGCTGTGGACGGTTGCGGCGGCCGGATTCGCCGTGGACCAGGTCACGAAGGCGATCGCCGCGGTGGTCGTCGAGGGCCACGAACCCCGGCACGCCCTGGGTGGCACGGTGACCTTCACCGCCTTCCGGAACTCCGGGGCGGCCGGCTCCTTCGCTCCCCGCGCGACCCTGCTCTTCACCCTCGTGGCGGTCGTCGCGCTCGTGGCCATCGCGCGGGTCGCCGGCTCCGTACGCTCCACGGGCTGGGCGGTCGGCCTCGGGCTGATCTTCGCGGGTGCCGGCGGGAACCTCGCCGACCGCGTCTTCCGCACCCCCGGGTTCGGCCGGGGAGCCGTGCTGGACTTCATCCAGATCGGCGATTCCGGGATCTTCAACCTCGCCGATCAGTGCATCACGGCCGGCGCCGTGATCGTCCTCATCCAGGCCTTCCGCGGCGTCCCGCTGCGTGCCGCCGTCACGGGCGGCGTCGGGGGCCAGGCACTGGAGCGGTAG
- a CDS encoding patatin-like phospholipase family protein, whose product MRTARGGKPQSTSAALAALPRPVAAAVGAGGVFGAAHVGAAYALEERGFVPDMIVGTSVGALLGAIAAAHPDGSAAWLDSVWTQLRRREVYPLGYPPSRASVFADRGLRRLISRSGLPSRIEELPIPFTAVAMDLDTGAPALLDHGDLESALLASAAVPGILPPVDREHRTLVDGGVIAYLPVLAALQAGAASVVALSTGPESSPPVPAARRRAAGAVAARAGLLLMRHQIERDLHEVSRHIPTVVLPTGVETWPAPWDFGHSERLISTAHRTAADFLDGLSLSGPGLYRTDVPPPAPAGPAGAIPRVPGGLL is encoded by the coding sequence ATGAGGACTGCTCGTGGCGGGAAACCGCAGTCCACGTCGGCGGCCCTGGCTGCCCTTCCCCGTCCCGTGGCCGCGGCGGTGGGCGCCGGCGGCGTGTTCGGAGCGGCACACGTCGGTGCGGCATACGCGCTGGAAGAGCGCGGATTCGTCCCCGACATGATCGTCGGAACCTCGGTGGGCGCGCTGCTGGGGGCGATCGCGGCCGCCCACCCCGACGGCTCGGCGGCATGGCTGGACAGTGTGTGGACCCAGTTGCGCCGCCGTGAGGTGTACCCGCTCGGGTACCCCCCCTCACGGGCCAGCGTCTTCGCCGATCGCGGTCTGCGCCGGCTGATCTCGCGGTCGGGGCTGCCGTCCCGGATCGAGGAACTTCCCATCCCGTTCACCGCGGTCGCCATGGACCTGGACACCGGCGCCCCCGCGCTGCTCGACCACGGCGACCTGGAGTCCGCCCTGCTGGCCAGCGCGGCCGTCCCCGGCATCCTGCCCCCGGTCGATCGCGAGCACAGGACGCTCGTCGACGGCGGGGTGATCGCCTACCTCCCCGTACTGGCGGCCCTGCAGGCGGGAGCGGCCAGCGTCGTGGCGCTGTCGACCGGGCCCGAGAGCTCGCCGCCGGTCCCGGCCGCCCGGCGGCGAGCGGCCGGTGCGGTCGCAGCCAGGGCCGGACTGCTGCTGATGCGCCATCAGATCGAGCGCGACCTGCACGAGGTGTCCCGGCACATCCCGACCGTCGTACTGCCGACCGGCGTCGAGACCTGGCCCGCGCCCTGGGACTTCGGCCACTCCGAGCGGCTGATCAGCACCGCGCACCGCACCGCGGCGGACTTCCTCGACGGGCTCAGCCTCAGTGGACCGGGCCTGTACCGGACCGACGTCCCTCCGCCGGCGCCGGCCGGACCGGCCGGGGCAATTCCTCGCGTACCAGGGGGCCTTCTGTGA
- a CDS encoding oleandomycin glycosyltransferase: protein MSTIAFLNVAMHGRVSPTLPVVAELVRRGHRVTYHTSAAFREEIEAAGAEVYLYPGGDQPLPDPPTPVTLLEGLARSAVGLLPAVLAELRRIRPHLIVHDNACLWGAVAARELGVPAASSFTTFAFNRDVPSPTRGSWDLLTAAAARPRSVRGYLRSRQDLRHHYDTHGLPPIDLGNIRQPLNLVFTSRAFQPQAERFDGTYRFVGPSIGARPADPTFPTGRLRDPVVYASLGTVFNADPHLLRTLATALATVGGTAVVSTGRTDPSALGPLPPNVLVRPFVPQPEVLARAALFVTHGGMNSVNEALYAGVPMLVVPQGADQPMVARRVEELGAGLSIPTREVTENAVRARAGRLVQDPRFRAAAAALRTAQRAAGGHLGAADALERYLRAAGSADRSPVHAHVRGRG, encoded by the coding sequence GTGAGCACCATCGCGTTCCTCAACGTCGCCATGCACGGCCGGGTCAGCCCGACACTGCCCGTGGTCGCCGAGCTCGTCCGGCGCGGCCACCGCGTCACCTACCACACCTCGGCCGCGTTCCGTGAGGAGATCGAGGCCGCCGGCGCCGAGGTGTACCTCTACCCCGGCGGCGACCAGCCGCTCCCCGATCCGCCGACACCGGTCACGTTGCTGGAGGGGCTCGCCCGCAGTGCCGTCGGCCTGCTGCCCGCGGTGCTCGCCGAACTGCGCCGCATCCGCCCGCACCTGATCGTCCACGACAACGCCTGCCTGTGGGGCGCGGTCGCCGCCCGTGAACTCGGCGTGCCCGCCGCCTCGTCGTTCACCACCTTCGCGTTCAACCGGGACGTGCCGAGCCCCACCCGCGGCTCCTGGGACCTGCTGACCGCCGCCGCGGCCCGCCCACGCAGCGTCCGGGGCTACCTGCGGTCGCGCCAGGACCTGCGCCACCACTACGACACCCACGGACTGCCCCCGATCGACCTGGGCAACATCCGCCAGCCGCTCAACCTCGTCTTCACCTCACGGGCGTTCCAGCCCCAGGCCGAACGCTTCGACGGGACCTACCGGTTCGTCGGCCCCAGCATCGGCGCCCGCCCGGCCGACCCCACCTTCCCCACCGGCCGGCTGCGGGACCCCGTGGTGTACGCGTCGCTGGGCACGGTGTTCAACGCCGACCCGCACCTGCTGCGCACCCTCGCCACCGCGCTGGCGACAGTGGGTGGCACCGCCGTCGTCTCCACCGGACGCACCGACCCCTCCGCGCTGGGCCCGTTGCCGCCCAACGTGCTCGTCCGTCCCTTCGTCCCGCAACCCGAGGTGCTGGCCCGCGCCGCGCTGTTCGTCACCCACGGCGGAATGAACAGCGTCAACGAGGCCCTGTACGCCGGGGTTCCCATGCTCGTGGTCCCGCAGGGCGCCGACCAGCCGATGGTGGCCCGTCGCGTCGAGGAACTTGGCGCCGGATTGTCGATCCCCACCCGCGAGGTCACCGAGAACGCGGTGCGTGCCCGGGCGGGACGCCTCGTCCAGGACCCCCGCTTCAGGGCTGCCGCGGCCGCCCTGCGGACCGCCCAGCGGGCGGCCGGCGGACACCTGGGTGCGGCCGACGCACTCGAGCGGTACCTGCGGGCCGCGGGTTCCGCCGACCGGTCACCGGTCCACGCCCACGTGCGGGGGCGAGGCTGA